The genomic region GCCGCCTTCACCTCGATGACCTCAACTGGCACACGCGTCGGTACTCCAAGTGGAGCGCCTACGGCGAATCCAAGCTGGCCAACCTGCTGTTCGTCGCGGAACTCACCCGCCGCGGCATGCGCGCGTACGCGTCGGATCCCGGCGCCACCGACACCGACATCACCCGCTCACTGGATATGGGTGAGCATCGCCGCATGCGGCGGCTGCTGCACACTCCCGAGCAGGGCGCGCGGGCCACCCTTGCGGCGGTGGGCACGGAAATGCCGAGCGGCACCTATTTCGCGCCGCGGTTCAACCAGGTGGGCCGGCCGAAGCCGACCACGTTGCGCCCCAAGGCCACCGACGCACTGTCGGCACAACGGTTGTGGAACCTGTCGGCCGAACTGACCGGCTGCGACTGGCCCTAGACGGTCTTCGGCTTGGCGTCGATCCCCGAGTCCCTGCGCTGCTGTGCGGTGATGGGCGCGGGCGCACCGGTCAGCGGGTCGACCCCGCCGCCGGACTTCGGGAACGCGATGACTTCGCGGATGGAGTCCGTGCCCGCCAGCAGCGCGGTGATGCGGTCCCAACCGAAGGCGATGCCGCCGTGCGGCGGAGCGCCGAACATGAACGCCTCCAACAGGAATCCGAACTTCTCCTGCG from Mycobacterium sp. IDR2000157661 harbors:
- a CDS encoding SDR family NAD(P)-dependent oxidoreductase; translation: MQVIVTGGNSGVGKATATALAAAGHSVLIACRDVEKGRQAASDMPGDVELAPLDLGDLASVRMFADSVKTVDVLVNNAGVMGMPLTRTADGFESHMGINHLGHYLLTCLLADRITDRVISVASATYLYCRLHLDDLNWHTRRYSKWSAYGESKLANLLFVAELTRRGMRAYASDPGATDTDITRSLDMGEHRRMRRLLHTPEQGARATLAAVGTEMPSGTYFAPRFNQVGRPKPTTLRPKATDALSAQRLWNLSAELTGCDWP